From Opitutaceae bacterium, the proteins below share one genomic window:
- a CDS encoding glycosidase — MNFKERLNELRREHEALILRPNPVDTTWKNGVYERHLHPIITADHVPLEWRYDLNPATNPFLMERLGVNATFNAGAIEWKGRIVLVVRVEGADRKSFFALAESPNGIDRFRFHDEPLVIGETADPDTNVYDMRLVAHEDGWVYGLFCTERRDPNAPESDQSSATAQCGIIRTKDLKAWDRLPDLKTPSAQQRNVVLHPEFVDGQYAFYTRPQDGFISTGSGGGIGWALAKDIEHPVAGPERIIDRKMYHTINESKNGQGPAPIKTAEGWLHLAHGVRETAAGLRYVAYLFLTDLKDPARMLRKPAGYLIAPRGEERVGDVSNVIFTNGWVCRENGDVFIYYASSDTRMHVATTRVERLLDYVLHTPEDGLRSAESVRQRIRLIRANRALEQG; from the coding sequence ATGAATTTCAAAGAGCGCCTGAATGAACTGCGCAGGGAACATGAGGCACTGATCCTGCGTCCCAATCCGGTGGATACGACCTGGAAGAACGGCGTCTATGAACGCCACCTTCACCCCATCATCACGGCCGACCATGTGCCGCTCGAGTGGCGTTATGATCTGAACCCGGCGACCAACCCGTTTCTGATGGAGAGGCTGGGGGTCAATGCGACCTTCAACGCCGGGGCGATCGAATGGAAGGGAAGGATCGTCCTGGTGGTCCGGGTCGAAGGGGCCGACCGGAAATCGTTCTTCGCCCTGGCCGAGAGTCCGAATGGAATTGACCGCTTCCGGTTCCATGACGAGCCACTGGTCATTGGAGAAACCGCGGATCCCGATACCAATGTCTACGACATGCGCCTGGTCGCGCACGAGGATGGCTGGGTCTATGGGCTCTTCTGCACCGAGAGGCGGGACCCGAATGCACCGGAAAGCGATCAATCCTCCGCGACCGCCCAGTGCGGGATCATCCGGACAAAGGATCTGAAAGCCTGGGACCGCCTGCCGGACCTGAAAACGCCGTCCGCCCAGCAGCGCAACGTCGTCCTCCATCCCGAGTTCGTCGACGGCCAATACGCTTTCTACACCCGTCCGCAGGACGGTTTCATCAGCACCGGCTCAGGCGGAGGCATCGGCTGGGCCCTCGCAAAGGACATCGAGCATCCGGTTGCCGGACCGGAGCGGATCATTGATCGCAAGATGTATCACACGATCAACGAGTCGAAAAACGGCCAGGGCCCCGCTCCGATCAAGACGGCCGAGGGCTGGTTGCATCTGGCGCACGGAGTCCGGGAGACGGCGGCCGGACTCCGCTACGTGGCCTACCTTTTCCTGACCGATCTGAAGGACCCGGCCAGGATGCTTCGGAAACCCGCGGGCTACCTGATCGCCCCGCGCGGGGAGGAGCGGGTCGGTGATGTTTCCAATGTCATCTTCACCAACGGCTGGGTCTGCCGGGAAAACGGCGATGTGTTCATCTACTATGCGTCTTCCGATACCCGGATGCACGTGGCCACAACCAGGGTGGAGCGACTGCTCGACTACGTCCTGCACACCCCGGAGGACGGATTGCGCTCAGCGGAGTCCGTGCGGCAGAGGAT
- a CDS encoding N,N'-diacetylchitobiose phosphorylase, which produces MRYGHFDDKKREYVIERPDTPQSWSNYLGTLEYGAVITNNAGGYSFFQSAAQGRFLRLRFNSIPMDQPGRYFYLRDDGNGDFWSSSWQPVGKPLKRYRSVCRHGTAYTTILSRYNSVETETTYFVPLGQRFEYWRLKVRNRSRKRKTLSIFTYCEFANDWSTTQDLVNLQYTQYIARGSRKGDLLRLTINENLLPDPNDPTSRGQGKELWMGLTGAPITGHDTSRAAFLGPYRSYDRPLVVETGASTGSDAYGDNACGSLRTTIELDPGEETTLVALLGLGPVATVGHETVREYGSAERCEEELVRLRAHWHSRIGSLRVKTPDPEFDHMLNVWNPYNCLITFAWSRAASLVYNGERDGLGFRDTVQDILGVLPLIPDTARERLELMLTGQLANGGAIPVIKPFGHRPGQEAPPPDEEFRSDDCLWFFNTVPAYVAETGDVAFYNKILPFADEGKATVFGHLRRALDFNLTRTGAHGLPCGLSADWNDCLRLGYHGESLFVAFQVRLGLSVYAEIAERLGQEEEAVWACSRREALDALIQEHCWDGEWFIWAIGEDGTIYGTKNREEGQVYLNTQVWSIISGAATEEQSDKAMRALRENLATEYGVMLCAPPFKKIPIEVMRAVLFNPGTKENAGIFNHTQGWVVMAECLRGEGNQAFRTYRSYMPSAYNDRAEIRQSEPYVHCQSTHSKASSQFGVSRVPWLSGTASWSYYSAMHSILGLQPEVDAIRFDPCIPSEWPGFELERIFRGKRLKVEVRNPNKVQKGVRRLTVNGVEFPDGRVPVTKLGKTNRIVVEMG; this is translated from the coding sequence ATGCGCTACGGTCATTTCGACGACAAGAAGCGGGAATACGTCATAGAACGCCCCGACACCCCACAATCCTGGAGCAACTATCTGGGCACGCTCGAGTATGGTGCGGTCATCACCAACAACGCAGGAGGCTACAGCTTTTTCCAATCGGCCGCCCAGGGCCGCTTTCTGCGACTGCGCTTCAACTCGATCCCGATGGATCAACCGGGCCGGTATTTCTATCTTCGTGACGATGGAAACGGTGATTTCTGGTCCAGTTCATGGCAACCGGTGGGCAAGCCCCTCAAGCGCTACCGCTCGGTCTGCCGGCACGGAACCGCCTACACGACCATCCTGTCGAGATACAATTCGGTCGAGACGGAAACGACCTACTTCGTGCCCCTGGGACAGCGTTTCGAATACTGGCGGCTCAAGGTGCGCAATCGGTCGAGGAAGCGGAAGACGCTTTCGATTTTCACCTACTGCGAATTCGCCAACGATTGGTCGACCACCCAGGACCTGGTCAATCTTCAGTATACGCAATATATCGCACGGGGCTCCCGGAAAGGGGATCTGCTGCGCCTGACGATCAACGAGAACCTCCTGCCAGACCCGAACGATCCGACATCCCGGGGGCAGGGGAAGGAACTCTGGATGGGTCTGACCGGTGCGCCGATCACCGGCCATGATACCAGTCGCGCGGCTTTTCTCGGGCCTTATCGCTCCTATGATCGGCCCCTGGTTGTGGAGACAGGTGCCTCCACCGGGTCGGACGCCTACGGCGACAATGCGTGCGGCAGCCTCCGGACCACGATCGAGCTGGACCCGGGCGAAGAAACCACCCTGGTTGCGTTGCTCGGCCTGGGGCCGGTTGCAACGGTCGGGCACGAAACGGTCAGGGAGTATGGATCGGCGGAGCGTTGTGAAGAGGAACTGGTCCGGCTTCGTGCGCATTGGCATTCCCGGATCGGATCCCTCCGGGTGAAGACTCCGGATCCGGAGTTCGATCACATGCTCAATGTCTGGAATCCCTACAATTGCCTGATCACCTTCGCGTGGTCACGGGCGGCCAGCCTGGTCTATAACGGGGAGCGCGACGGACTTGGATTTCGGGACACGGTCCAGGATATCCTCGGGGTTCTTCCCCTGATTCCGGATACGGCCCGCGAGCGGCTGGAATTGATGCTGACCGGGCAGTTGGCCAACGGTGGAGCGATTCCGGTGATCAAGCCCTTCGGCCATCGTCCCGGTCAGGAGGCACCGCCACCCGACGAAGAGTTCCGTTCGGATGATTGTCTGTGGTTCTTCAACACGGTGCCGGCCTATGTCGCGGAGACGGGCGATGTCGCCTTCTACAACAAGATACTGCCTTTCGCCGACGAAGGAAAGGCCACCGTCTTCGGGCACCTGCGTCGGGCCCTCGATTTCAACCTGACGCGGACCGGGGCACACGGCCTGCCCTGCGGCCTGTCGGCGGACTGGAACGACTGCCTGCGGCTCGGGTATCACGGCGAGAGCCTGTTTGTCGCCTTTCAGGTGCGCCTGGGTCTCAGTGTCTATGCCGAAATCGCGGAACGCCTGGGTCAGGAAGAAGAGGCGGTCTGGGCCTGTTCCCGGCGTGAGGCGCTCGACGCGCTCATCCAGGAGCATTGCTGGGACGGCGAGTGGTTCATCTGGGCGATTGGAGAGGACGGGACGATTTACGGAACGAAGAACCGTGAGGAGGGCCAGGTTTATCTCAACACGCAGGTCTGGTCCATCATCAGTGGCGCGGCCACGGAGGAACAATCGGACAAGGCCATGCGGGCCCTGCGGGAGAATCTGGCGACCGAATACGGCGTCATGCTCTGTGCGCCTCCCTTCAAGAAGATCCCGATCGAGGTCATGCGGGCGGTTCTCTTCAATCCGGGAACCAAGGAGAATGCGGGAATTTTCAATCACACCCAGGGCTGGGTGGTCATGGCGGAATGCCTGAGAGGGGAGGGGAACCAGGCTTTCCGGACCTACCGATCGTATATGCCATCCGCCTACAATGATCGAGCGGAGATCCGTCAAAGTGAACCCTACGTGCATTGCCAGAGCACGCATTCGAAGGCTTCCAGTCAGTTTGGGGTTTCCCGGGTGCCCTGGCTTTCGGGGACCGCCTCGTGGTCCTATTATTCCGCCATGCATTCGATACTCGGCCTTCAGCCGGAGGTCGACGCGATCCGCTTCGATCCCTGCATTCCGTCGGAATGGCCGGGATTCGAGCTGGAGCGAATCTTCCGGGGGAAACGCCTGAAGGTCGAGGTGCGGAATCCCAACAAAGTCCAGAAAGGAGTCCGGCGCCTGACCGTCAACGGGGTGGAATTCCCGGACGGTCGTGTTCCCGTGACGAAACTCGGCAAGACCAACCGGATCGTGGTCGAGATGGGCTGA